One Acidobacteriota bacterium DNA window includes the following coding sequences:
- a CDS encoding molybdopterin synthase — MRVRVLLFGVLKDILQRSEDSLDLSSGATVSDLLNHYRELAPEKAKFFHSLALAVNQQYAAPGDRLREGDEVALLPPVSGGAETVVRKESYQCQIVRERIQAQRIVEGIKQGEDGAVVVFEGIVRNHTRNRRTLFLDYEAYEPMALNQMNSLAEKVLANYKVREVAIIHRLGRLEIGETSVLIVVASAHRGAAFDACRFAIDTLKRTVPIWKKEHFTDGVVWADGEPFPEELRTSAEPNIGEAK, encoded by the coding sequence ATGAGAGTTCGAGTCCTTCTGTTCGGTGTGCTCAAAGACATCTTGCAACGCAGCGAGGACTCACTCGATTTGTCCTCGGGTGCTACGGTTTCCGACTTGCTCAATCATTACCGCGAACTTGCGCCCGAGAAAGCTAAGTTCTTCCATTCGTTGGCTCTTGCGGTGAACCAGCAATACGCGGCGCCGGGAGACCGGTTGCGGGAAGGCGATGAAGTCGCGCTGCTCCCTCCAGTCAGTGGCGGAGCCGAAACTGTTGTGCGCAAAGAGAGTTATCAGTGTCAGATCGTTCGTGAGCGAATTCAGGCCCAACGGATCGTCGAAGGGATAAAGCAGGGCGAGGACGGCGCGGTGGTGGTCTTTGAAGGCATTGTCCGTAACCACACACGGAATCGCCGGACATTGTTTCTGGATTATGAAGCCTACGAGCCGATGGCGCTGAATCAAATGAACTCGCTGGCGGAGAAGGTGCTTGCGAACTACAAGGTGAGAGAGGTCGCGATCATCCACCGGCTTGGACGGCTCGAGATTGGCGAGACCAGCGTGCTGATCGTTGTCGCCTCCGCGCACCGTGGCGCAGCTTTCGATGCTTGCCGCTTTGCTATCGATACTCTCAAGCGAACCGTCCCAATTTGGAAGAAAGAACACTTCACCGATGGCGTTGTGTGGGCCGATGGCGAGCCTTTTCCCGAAGAGCTTCGCACGAGCGCTGAACCCAACATTGGCGAGGCAAAGTGA
- a CDS encoding VWA domain-containing protein: protein MRLLRTIVIPLVLLASVSAQENTETTFKVDVKLVNVFVTVTDPQGAPIGNLVKNDFSLTEDGIPQKISVFSKESQLPLSIVLAVDTSSSTRKDIRLELEAARRFIHSMIRPQDAVAFYTFATNVSEMTPFTSKLRQLDSAINEVQVGGATSLYDAIYLGAKALINRQGRKVLVLITDGGDTASSIDYKEALRAAQQSEALVYSLIDVPVEASAGRNTGGEHALIQISNDTGGKYYYASNVAQLDRAFEQISDELRTQYLLAYYPAARRASSDFRQIDVIAHPHDLPEVQGSDSGDKLVVRARRGYYTSKLE, encoded by the coding sequence GTGAGACTCCTGCGCACCATAGTCATCCCACTGGTTCTGCTCGCCTCGGTGAGCGCCCAGGAGAACACCGAAACTACCTTTAAAGTCGATGTGAAGCTGGTGAATGTGTTTGTCACGGTGACCGATCCGCAGGGTGCACCGATCGGCAATCTCGTAAAGAATGACTTTAGTCTCACCGAAGATGGCATTCCGCAGAAGATTTCGGTCTTCAGCAAGGAATCGCAGCTTCCACTCTCGATTGTGCTGGCGGTGGATACCAGCTCCAGCACGCGCAAAGACATTCGTCTCGAGCTGGAGGCCGCGCGCCGATTTATTCACTCCATGATTCGCCCGCAGGATGCGGTGGCTTTCTATACCTTCGCAACAAACGTGAGCGAGATGACGCCGTTCACGTCGAAGCTGCGGCAGCTCGACAGCGCGATCAACGAAGTGCAGGTTGGCGGCGCTACCTCGCTGTACGACGCGATCTACCTTGGAGCCAAGGCGCTGATCAATCGGCAAGGACGCAAGGTGCTGGTGCTGATCACGGATGGTGGCGACACGGCGAGCAGCATCGATTACAAGGAAGCTCTGCGAGCAGCGCAGCAATCCGAAGCCCTGGTCTATAGCTTGATCGATGTGCCCGTCGAGGCAAGTGCCGGACGCAATACCGGGGGCGAGCACGCGCTCATTCAAATCTCGAATGACACAGGTGGAAAGTACTACTATGCGTCGAATGTGGCGCAGCTCGATAGGGCTTTTGAGCAGATTAGCGATGAGCTTAGGACGCAGTATCTGCTGGCCTACTATCCTGCGGCTCGACGTGCTTCGTCCGACTTTCGGCAGATAGATGTCATCGCCCATCCCCACGATTTGCCGGAAGTTCAGGGCAGCGACAGCGGCGACAAGCTCGTCGTGCGCGCCAGGCGTGGGTATTACACTTCGAAACTGGAGTAA
- a CDS encoding Sm ribonucleo-like protein, with protein sequence MSFRSAAAPALQKKSKNTPPEETGIEASYLKALGEKQTPVTVKLVGGGAVRGWIEYYDANMIRLTREHSPNLFIYKHEIVYIAEDGGRRGRL encoded by the coding sequence ATGAGTTTTCGTAGCGCTGCCGCTCCCGCCCTGCAAAAAAAGTCAAAGAACACACCTCCGGAAGAAACTGGCATTGAGGCCTCCTATCTGAAAGCGCTCGGGGAGAAGCAGACTCCGGTAACGGTGAAGTTGGTCGGCGGAGGAGCGGTGCGTGGCTGGATCGAATACTACGATGCCAACATGATCCGGCTGACTCGCGAGCACTCTCCGAATCTCTTCATCTACAAGCACGAAATCGTCTATATCGCGGAGGACGGCGGACGCCGAGGGCGTCTGTGA
- a CDS encoding inositol monophosphatase gives MEYYARGVKTEYKGSGTVDVVTEADRASEKLIVEALRAAFPNHGIVGEEGSRAQSSGEFIWYVDPLDGTTNFAHGFPVFCVSLGLARDNEMIAGVVFDPTRNELFAAERGSGATLNGKKIRVSRASSLGESLLGTGFPSKKRHLNPNIYFYHQLTMKTHGIRRAGSAALDLSCVAAGRYDGYWEFNLNPWDTSAGVLLVQEAGGKLSHVDGSAFDVAASRDVLASNGIVHQELQNEMRNVMQGRGLEPLPDLVEFAKSRS, from the coding sequence ATGGAGTACTACGCGCGCGGCGTCAAAACCGAGTACAAGGGGAGCGGGACGGTGGACGTAGTCACGGAGGCAGACCGTGCTTCGGAGAAGCTCATCGTCGAGGCATTGCGGGCTGCGTTTCCCAATCACGGAATCGTCGGCGAGGAAGGATCTCGAGCGCAAAGCTCAGGCGAGTTCATTTGGTACGTCGATCCGCTTGATGGCACCACGAACTTCGCTCATGGCTTCCCGGTGTTCTGCGTGTCGCTCGGACTGGCACGTGATAATGAAATGATCGCGGGCGTCGTCTTCGATCCCACCCGCAACGAATTGTTTGCTGCCGAGCGGGGTAGTGGCGCGACTCTTAACGGCAAAAAGATTCGCGTATCGCGCGCCTCCAGTCTCGGCGAGAGTCTGCTTGGCACGGGGTTTCCCAGCAAGAAGCGGCATCTAAATCCGAATATCTACTTCTATCACCAGCTCACCATGAAGACTCACGGCATTCGCCGCGCGGGATCGGCTGCGCTCGATTTGTCGTGTGTCGCTGCGGGACGCTATGACGGCTACTGGGAGTTCAATCTGAATCCGTGGGATACCTCAGCCGGCGTGTTGCTTGTGCAGGAGGCGGGAGGAAAGCTCTCGCATGTCGATGGCAGCGCATTCGATGTCGCCGCAAGCCGCGATGTGCTGGCCAGCAACGGGATTGTTCATCAGGAACTGCAGAACGAGATGCGGAACGTAATGCAGGGACGCGGACTCGAACCTTTGCCAGACCTGGTAGAGTTTGCGAAGAGTCGTAGTTAA
- a CDS encoding sensory transcriptional regulator has translation MDQLNLNPALDFLHDLGTRIAAADPLHEVLDEIVEFVADLVSCDSCFIFVLEGDELVLRASKNPHPEALDRLKMQIGQGITGWVAEHREPVVLPEKASRDPRFKIFSELPEDAYEAMLSVPIVSRGRVVSVINVQNREARVFTSREVKSVSTIGHLVGAAIEMARLENEVTQLSDKLATRKIVERAKGLIQRELSITEEEAYSTIQKQARQRRKSMKEVSEAILLAHELKKGSSRPVS, from the coding sequence ATGGATCAGTTAAACCTTAATCCCGCATTAGATTTTTTGCATGATCTCGGCACTCGCATCGCGGCGGCAGATCCTTTGCACGAGGTGCTCGACGAGATCGTCGAATTCGTCGCCGACCTGGTAAGTTGCGATTCCTGCTTCATATTTGTTCTTGAAGGCGACGAGCTCGTGCTTCGCGCTTCGAAAAATCCTCATCCGGAAGCTCTTGACCGGCTCAAGATGCAAATCGGACAGGGAATTACCGGATGGGTCGCCGAGCATCGCGAGCCTGTGGTCCTTCCTGAAAAAGCTTCACGGGATCCGCGGTTCAAAATCTTCAGCGAACTTCCTGAAGACGCATACGAAGCCATGCTCTCGGTACCCATTGTGTCGCGTGGCCGCGTCGTGAGCGTAATCAACGTCCAGAATCGGGAAGCTCGCGTCTTTACGTCGCGTGAGGTGAAGTCGGTTTCGACGATCGGTCATCTGGTGGGTGCAGCCATCGAGATGGCGCGCCTGGAAAACGAAGTCACGCAACTTTCCGACAAGCTCGCCACGCGCAAGATCGTGGAGCGTGCCAAAGGCCTGATCCAACGCGAACTCTCCATCACGGAGGAGGAAGCGTACAGCACGATCCAGAAGCAGGCACGGCAGCGCCGCAAATCGATGAAGGAAGTTAGTGAAGCCATTCTGCTGGCCCACGAGCTGAAGAAAGGATCGTCCCGCCCAGTTTCCTGA